The following proteins are encoded in a genomic region of Coffea eugenioides isolate CCC68of chromosome 6, Ceug_1.0, whole genome shotgun sequence:
- the LOC113774277 gene encoding protein NLP7-like, which yields MWCQCLVQFWGLVKTGDKTYLTTCDLPFALQYYPFNGSPVTSLLKLCEYRKHCLEYLIPVDEDDDGDEVQLIIGPPGRVFRSGLPEYAWNVGEYTSREYPQRDYAVGRVMRYWTLPIYHHPTRHLPIGVLEIVSPSDFVGLPRYRVLENLQNLLLVVNLTTTCVSLLTEVNSCQRGEIAIIDEASSKVRKICGLGYGVTKTWTISGEKLSSHGGVDFIQKGQGVVGKAFSSKSACFCRDIRQLSITEYPLVPNARYWKSSTCFAVCLQSSCSNNCIYVLEFFIPTYEKHSFGDLRTLLNSLMESLKERLGSSFKIASGQELGKKLAVEVIKVSPEDEFDSFEICSTTGIESTPRLGEVQGGEGMMQLDFSSQQVDAANGSMNGIHEQQNGSVGSTPRLAKAQGGEGMMQLDFSSQQVDTANACINGVHGQQNGIVGSPPRREPTQDFINISYQELNLAGVDVAHNSMDGIYEQQNGIVGSTTGQELVQNMVSIAHDEPIVEDPERDDAIIEQSSNEVTNLKMQEPSCTLKSDLGITREVLEQNSMRKLEDAAKNIGVSRSTLKRICREYGIGRWPPRKERKVNQVFAKQKVVQPATEYIEENHQSDATRLEDDISMWVIKAKYQEDKIKFELSSSAHKIDLEKNIAQRFKLSLGSFKIKYQDELNDWILVTCDTDLSFCMKTLSKLGRTTIEMLVS from the exons ATGTGGTGTCAGTGTCTAGTTCAGTTTTGGGGTTTAGTGAAGACTGGGGACAAAACGTATCTGACAACTTGTGACCTGCCTTTTGCTCTCCAATACTACCCCTTCAATGGTTCCCCTGTGACCAGCCTTTTGAAACTATGTGAATATAGGAAGCACTGCCTGGAGTACTTAATACCCGtcgatgaagatgatgatggtgaTGAAGTCCAGCTTATAATTGGTCCCCCTGGTCGGGTGTTCCGCAGTGGGTTGCCTGAATATGCATGGAATGTGGGTGAGTACACTAGCAGAGAGTATCCTCAACGTGATTATGCAGTCGGCCGTGTCATGAGATACTGGACGTTGCCAATCTATCATCATCCTACTCGGCACCTCCCCATTGGTGTACTGGAAATTGTATCACCATCTGATTTTGTCGGATTACCTCGATATCGGGTTCTGGAGAATCTTCAG AATCTACTACTGGTGGTGAATCTGACAACTACTTGTGTAAGCCTCCTCACGGAAGTAAATTCAT GTCAACGTGGAGAAATTGCTATAATTGATGAAGCATCGAGCAAGGTGAGGAAAATATGTGGACTGGGTTATGGCGTTACTAAAACTTGGACTATTTCTGGAGAAAAACTAAGTTCTCATGGTGGCGTAGATTTTATTCAGAAGGGACAAGGGGTAGTTGGAAAAGCATTTTCATCCAAAAGTGCATGCTTTTGTAGGGATATAAGACAATTAAGCATAACAGAGTACCCGTTGGTACCCAATGCACGATACTGGAAGAGCTCTACCTGTTTTGCAGTTTGTTTGCAGAGCTCTTGCTCGAACAATTGCATTTATGTACTAGAGTTCTTTATACCTACGTATGAAAAACACTCCTTTGGGGATCTTAGGACATTGTTGAACAGCCTAATGGAGTCACTGAAAGAACGCCTCGGAAGTTCTTTTAAGATTGCTTCAGGACAAGAATTGGGAAAGAAATTGGCCGTTGAGGTTATAAAGGTCTCTCCAGAGGATGAATTTGATTCTTTTGAAATCTGCAGTACTACTGGTATCGAATCTACTCCTAGGCTTGGAGAAGTACAAGGAGGAGAAGGAATGATGCAACTTGATTTCTCGTCTCAACAAGTTGATGCTGCAAATGGTTCTATGAATGGTATCCATGAACAACAGAATGGAAGTGTTGGATCTACACCTAGGCTTGCAAAAGCACAAGGAGGAGAAGGAATGATGCAACTTGATTTCTCATCTCAGCAAGTTGATACTGCAAATGCTTGTATAAATGGTGTCCATGGACAGCAGAATGGGATTGTTGGATCTCCACCTAGACGAGAGCCCACACAGGACTTTATCAACATATCATATCAAGAATTAAATCTTGCAGGAGTTGATGTTGCGCACAATTCTATGGATGGTATTTATGAACAGCAAAATGGAATTGTCGGATCTACAACTGGACAGGAGCTCGTGCAAAACATGGTCAGCATAGCACATGATGAACCAATTGTGGAGGATCCTGAAAGAGATGATGCTATTATAGAACAGAGTAGCAATGAAGTTACTAATTTAAAAATGCAAGAGCCTAGTTGTACTTTAAAAAGCGACCTTGGAATTACTCGTGAGGTTCTTGAACAAAATTCTATGCGGAAACTTGAAGATGCTGCAAAAAATATTGGAG TCAGTCGATCTACATTGAAACGTATATGTAGAGAGTATGGTATTGGCAGATGGCCCCCTCGTAAAGAAAGAAAGGTTAACCAAGTCTTTGCTAAACAAAAAGTTGTTCAACCCGCTACTGAATATATTGAAGAAAACCACCAGTCAGATGCAACAAGGCTAGAAGATGATATCAGCATGTGGGTGATCAAGGCAAAATATCAAGAGGACAAGATAAAATTTGAACTTTCATCTTCTGCCCATAAAATTGATCTGGAGAAGAACATTGCACAACGATTCAAACTATCCCTTGGAAGTTTTAAAATTAAGTATCAGGATGAACTTAATGACTGGATTTTGGTAACCTGTGATACAGATCTGAGTTTTTGTATGAAAACACTAAGCAAACTAGGTAGGACAACAATCGAAATGTTGGTCAGTTGA
- the LOC113774278 gene encoding uncharacterized protein DDB_G0290685-like — translation MLNYFLVEHKKPKQTTNVAEYYEEFEEWRNEMLALKPELSEEYFIDGFNFGLHWNIRMKLKGFRNPPKIMYEAYVRAKIEEAVMEKHDSALDLPKGEQLMRENEVMEAEHNDIITNLKDESVVSHMFDELCQRTPMDFLEENQHKTSARDYQEEKAINQVFDRLAHNDCVISQGLSYELLIGELAWQQGSIDKEIFNSASPLHCPRNLSSVSCKDGAVNIVPSQPNRPLDDLIFDPGGSTKIAMNKDAEGEGGNEMQNQEKENDGNKNNGEEEETREDDRGKHDEEQSGEETGENKENGGAEKENETKEENNENANEDTQENGAEQKGNEEKDAKEENGENEETRENKNDLDGGEEQEVKEQVNDESKATEKEEKKQLGNEDQGREKQEDHEVKEPKEGKSEESPDEKVHQANEPTNEAAARENTNGGNAQSEEVQDAQGMKDTEKVNKENVNGEEQSTEKVQDKSEGNSEYVTEANKVHDNESGSNAKEGESNEQNSPSTVATDEGNDSENTQQGSGHDSNPAEGTHEANQEQGNGNETTQQESGESSNPTEGTKEANQQQSISDNSKADADQNQRNAVGDVLPGGDGAQSTQEEQTENKDAATNNDKSDTSSNMKEGSAYGEGSNDVGNRQNAGSDTVGGTEKSSENSSANQVNEKVEIQKSDAHSETGPEEKINPSNDNG, via the coding sequence ATGCTGAATTACTTCCTGGTGGAGCATAAGAAGCCTAAACAAACAACTAACGTAGCAGAGTACTATGAGGAATTTGAAGAGTGGAGAAACGAGATGTTGGCTTTGAAACCAGAACTCAGTGAAGAATACTTTATTGATGGTTTTAACTTTGGGCTTCATTGGAATATCCGGATGAAGCTAAAGGGATTTAGGAATCCACCCAAGATCATGTATGAAGCATATGTCCGAGCAAAAATCGAGGAAGCCGTGATGGAGAAGCATGATTCTGCTCTTGATTTACCAAAAGGAGAGCAGCTTATGAGAGAAAATGAGGTTATGGAGGCTGAACACAATGATATAATCACTAACTTGAAGGATGAAAGTGTAGTCAGCCAcatgtttgatgaattgtgCCAAAGGACTCCAATGGATTTTTTAGAGGAGAACCAACATAAAACATCAGCAAGGGACTATCAAGAAGAAAAAGCTATAAACCAAGTGTTTGATAGATTGGCTCACAACGATTGTGTTATCTCTCAAGGGCTTAGCTATGAATTGCTTATAGGGGAGCTAGCTTGGCAACAAGGCTCTATAGACAAGGAAATATTTAACTCTGCTTCACCGCTCCATTGTCCCAGAAATTTGTCTTCGGTCAGCTGCAAGGATGGTGCTGTCAATATTGTTCCTTCGCAACCAAATAGACCACTTGATGACTTGATATTTGATCCTGGGGGCAGTACTAAAATAGCAATGAACAAAGATGCAGAGGGTGAAGGGGGAAATGAGATGCAAAATCAAGAGAAAGAGAATGATGGAAATAAAAATAATGGTGAAGAGGAGGAAACTAGAGAAGACGACCGGGGAAAGCATGATGAAGAGCAAAGTGGTGAGGAGACtggagaaaataaagaaaatggtgGCGCGGAAAAAGAGAATGAAACGAAGGAGGAGAACAATGAGAATGCTAATGAAGACACACAAGAAAATGGAGCTGAGCAGAAAGGTAATGAGGAAAAGGATGCAAAAGAAGAGAATGGGGAAAATGAAGAGACCAGGGAAAATAAGAATGACCTGGATGGAGGTGAAGAGCAGGAGGTGAAGGAGCAGGTTAACGATGAGAGCAAGGCAACagaaaaggaagagaagaaACAATTAGGCAATGAAGATCAAGGTAGAGAGAAACAGGAAGACCATGAAGTGAAGGAACCAAAAGAAGGTAAATCTGAGGAATCACCAGATGAGAAGGTTCATCAAGCAAATGAGCCGACAAACGAAGCTGCTGCACGGGAAAACACCAATGGTGGGAATGCCCAGAGTGAAGAGGTTCAGGATGCTCAAGGTATGAAAGACACTGAGAAAGTAAATAAGGAAAACGTAAATGGGGAAGAACAGTCGACTGAGAAGGTCCAGGACAAGTCTGAAGGCAACAGTGAATATGTGACAGAGGCAAATAAGGTACACGATAATGAATCAGGTTCAAATGCAAAAGAAGGTGAGTCAAATGAACAGAATAGTCCATCAACTGTTGCGACTGATGAAGGCAATGACAGTGAAAACACACAGCAGGGATCAGGTCACGATTCCAATCCTGCAGAAGGAACACATGAAGCTAATCAAGAACAAGGCAACGGCAATGAGACCACACAGCAGGAATCAGGGGAATCTTCCAATCCCACAGAAGGAACAAAGGAAGCTAATCAACAGCAGAGCATTAGCGACAATTCTAAGGCTGATGCTGATCAAAACCAGAGAAATGCTGTTGGTGATGTCCTTCCTGGGGGAGATGGTGCGCAGTCTACTCAAGAGGAGCAAACCGAGAACAAGGATGCTGCAACAAACAATGACAAATCCGATACAAGTTCAAATATGAAGGAGGGCTCAGCATATGGAGAAGGTTCAAATGATGTGGGCAATAGACAAAATGCTGGTAGCGATACTGTTGGGGGTACAGagaaaagttcagaaaattcATCAGCCAATCAGGTTAATGAAAAGGTTGAGATCCAGAAGTCTGATGCTCATTCTGAAACAGGACCGGAAGAAAAGATTAACCCTTCAAATGACAATGGCTGA